A genomic segment from Nicotiana tabacum cultivar K326 chromosome 7, ASM71507v2, whole genome shotgun sequence encodes:
- the LOC107817049 gene encoding uncharacterized protein LOC107817049: MMMDAQMQEALSPPQVKATLRLGSETYSVEVCKGILSEQLISMKEQSMTILKDYITKHNVPNEVPDVPEEFSSEDDGEIPEQPSVKSKKRN, from the exons ATGATGATGGATGCTCAAATGCAAGAAGCATTATCCCCTCCTCAAGTGAAAGCCACACTCCGCCTTGGATCAGAAACATACTCTGTTGAGGTTTGTAAAGGGATTCTTTCTGAGCAATTGATCTCTATGAAAGAGCAAAGCATGACTATACTGAAGGACTACATTACCAAGCATAATGTTCCAAATGAGGtccctgatgtaccagaagaatTTTCTTCAGAAGATGATGGTGAAATTCCTGAGCAGCCCTCTGTAAAATCCAAGAAGCGCAA TTGA